A window from Symbiopectobacterium purcellii encodes these proteins:
- the hemD gene encoding uroporphyrinogen-III synthase: MTILVTRPSPAGEALVERLRKLGHAACHSPLIDFSPGSELPSLPVRLAALREGDMLFALSQHAVRYAAAALTQAGLSWPVIPRYYAIGRTTALALHQATSRAVAYPPERETSEMLLQLPELQNISGKNALLLRGNGGRELLATTLAERGAQVSYCECYQRSPVYYDGPEQSRHWQQLGIDRLVITSGDMLHQLYALVPHYYRESWLLHCQVIVVSERLALEARQLGWRDVLIADNADNDALVRLLS; this comes from the coding sequence ATGACCATTCTGGTGACCCGCCCGTCACCCGCGGGAGAGGCCCTGGTGGAACGGCTGCGTAAGCTCGGCCACGCGGCTTGCCACAGCCCGCTTATCGATTTTTCCCCTGGCAGTGAATTGCCTTCCCTGCCAGTACGGCTGGCGGCGCTGCGCGAAGGCGATATGCTGTTCGCGCTGTCGCAGCACGCCGTGCGCTATGCCGCCGCCGCACTCACACAAGCGGGTTTATCCTGGCCCGTCATCCCGCGCTATTACGCCATCGGACGCACCACCGCCCTGGCGCTGCATCAGGCGACCTCTCGCGCCGTTGCCTATCCTCCTGAGCGGGAAACCAGCGAAATGCTGCTGCAACTGCCAGAATTACAAAATATTAGTGGCAAAAACGCGCTATTATTACGGGGGAATGGCGGCAGAGAGCTGCTGGCAACAACGCTCGCAGAGCGCGGCGCACAGGTCAGTTATTGTGAATGTTATCAGCGCAGTCCAGTCTATTATGATGGGCCGGAACAGAGCCGACATTGGCAACAACTCGGTATCGATCGTCTGGTGATCACCAGCGGCGATATGCTGCATCAGCTGTATGCGCTGGTGCCACATTATTATCGCGAATCCTGGCTGCTCCACTGCCAGGTTATCGTTGTTAGCGAACGGTTGGCGCTAGAGGCGCGCCAGCTTGGCTGGCGTGACGTGCTTATCGCGGACAATGCCGATAACGACGCGCTTGTGCGTCTGCTATC